One genomic window of Clostridioides sp. ES-S-0054-01 includes the following:
- a CDS encoding PD-(D/E)XK nuclease family protein has translation MNDRLKYFSYSQNSINTYKSCPLKFKYKYIDRINWKSDDTDNREYYESLKTGRDFHLICERYFSNIPLGIYFNEGDKKGKKFLKWIENIKKIVPIEEEKIYLPEYEVRMTLNGDTIQAKYDLVVIGKKSIEIWDWKTESKKIDYKNVENRIQTIVYMFLAKEVIPKVLKIDVNVKDINMRYYQPEFDDLPITILYNAQKHEANKSKIQNYISMIKNTNYEEHTYEDNLYNDIEKVYNKEERMCYRNKKHCEYCEFNKLCNGKEIDYSILEAEIYGT, from the coding sequence GTGAATGATAGATTAAAATATTTTTCTTACAGTCAAAATTCAATCAACACATATAAATCATGTCCATTGAAATTTAAATATAAATATATTGATAGAATAAATTGGAAAAGTGATGATACTGATAATAGAGAATATTACGAAAGTTTAAAAACTGGAAGAGATTTTCATTTAATTTGTGAAAGATATTTTAGCAATATACCTCTTGGAATCTATTTTAATGAGGGTGATAAAAAGGGTAAAAAATTTTTAAAGTGGATTGAAAATATAAAAAAAATTGTTCCTATTGAAGAAGAAAAAATATATCTACCAGAATATGAAGTAAGGATGACTTTAAATGGAGATACAATACAAGCAAAGTATGATTTAGTTGTAATTGGAAAAAAAAGTATAGAGATATGGGATTGGAAAACTGAGTCTAAAAAGATTGACTATAAAAATGTAGAAAATAGAATACAAACAATTGTTTATATGTTTTTAGCAAAAGAAGTAATACCGAAAGTTTTAAAAATAGACGTAAATGTTAAAGATATAAATATGAGATATTATCAGCCTGAATTTGATGATTTACCAATTACCATTTTATATAATGCACAAAAACATGAAGCAAATAAAAGTAAAATTCAAAACTATATAAGCATGATAAAGAATACTAATTATGAGGAACATACATACGAAGACAATCTATACAATGATATAGAAAAGGTATATAATAAAGAAGAACGTATGTGCTATAGAAATAAAAAGCATTGCGAGTATTGTGAATTTAATAAGTTATGTAATGGTAAAGAAATAGATTATAGTA